Genomic DNA from Paenibacillus sp. KS-LC4:
ATACTTATACATGGTCGCCTTGCTTATATCCATATATTTAGCTGCATCGTCCATTTTCAGCGTAGAAAATCCGTTTTTTTGAATGACGGGTATGATTTTTATAATAAGCTTTTGGATCGTTTTTTTTCTCTTCTCCAATGCTTGGGATTTCGTGTCCATCGGGTAAAGCCTCCTATTTTTTCCTGCTTAAAATTATAACCCAATTGTTCAAAAACATGAACACTTTATACAAATTAAACTTTTAAAGACTTTTTAGTTTACTTTTTAGCATTATGCGTGCTATTGTTATTTTCATGAGCTGTAAAATAAAAAGGAGGCTTAAACACTATGGAGAAGCTGGCATTGGGTAAGCAAGGACTGCAAGTATCCCGTTTAGGCTTAGGATGTATGGGCATGTCCGAATTTTATGGGGCAACGGATGAGTCGGAGTCTTTAAGCACGTTGAATTATGCTCTGGAGCTAGGCCTTACATTTTTTGATACGGCGGATATTTACGGTTATGATGAGGATGGCATTGGGGTAAATGAAAAGCTAGTTGGCAAAGGATTAGGACCGCACCGTCATTCCGTGCAGATTGCAACCAAATTTGGCTTATTACGCAATAAGACACAGAGCCTCGGATACAATGGAAAGGCGCAATATGTGAAGGAGGCCTGTGAAGCTAGCTTGCAGCGTTTAGGGACAGACTATATTGATCTGTATTACCTGCATAGGGCCGATCCGAATGTTCCGATTACAGAGACGGTTGGAGCTATGGCTGAGCTCGTAAAGGAAGGAAAGGTCCGTTATCTAGGGCTTTCAGAAGTAACCCGTGAGCAATTGACCGATGCACACGCTGTTTTTCCCATTTCAGCCGTGCAAACCGAATATTCCTTATGGTCCAGAGAGCCTGAGCTCGGTATACTACAGGCTTGCAGAGAATTAGGTGTCGGTTTTGTCCCCTATAGTCCACTTGGAAGAGGCTTTTTGACAGGCACTCTCTCAAGTCGAAGCCAGCTGGCGCAGGATGACTGGCGCATGCATAATCCCCGCTTTTCAGAAGAAGCCTTTGAAAAAAATAATACGATCGTCCAAGGAATACAGCTGATCGCTCAGCAAAAGGGAGTGACACCAGCCCAAATCGCGCTGGCATGGGTAACGGCACAAGGAAACGACATTGTTCCGATTCCAGGTACGAAGCGAGTGAAGTATTTACAGCAAAATTCAGAGGCCTTGTCCATCCGCTTAACAGCAGAGGAGCTAGACCGATTGAATGAAATTGCTCCTGCTGGCAGCACCTTTGGAGACCGTTATTAAGCATAATTTAGCTGAATAACAATAGAAATCAAAGCGGCACCTTAATCAAGTTTAATTAAGGCGCCGCTTTTCATTAGTATCCCTCATGCCTAGCATTTGTCAGCTCCAACTCCACATGCTTGTTCGAGAGAAGGAATGGGAAGTCTATTCCCTGCATTACTGTGAATTTTTAAGCACAGTTATATTTTAAAAAAAGTAATCTATCCTATTCATGACAAGGAAGACAAGGAATGATTGAGCACATTCCTATCCGTTTGCATAAAGCTGGGCAAGCAGCTCCAACGACCGGAGTCGCGCTTGCTGATCGTACAACTGGGAGGTCGCCATCAGCTCATTAGCCCTCGTTTGCTTAATAATGGAATCAAGCTTAGCCTTAACCGTATCAGGACTGCCGATCGCAGAATACCGCAGCATTTTATCACGAATTGTCGCCTTCTCCTGCTCATTCCACAGCTGGTCCATATGATCTACTGGCGGCATTAATTTGCTGTCGCGACCGCGTACCAAATTAAGCATCTGCTGCTCCTGTGACGTGAAGAGCCTTTTTGCTTCCTCATCGGTATCAGCAACAACCACATTCACACTGACCATAACATATGGACTGTCAAGCACCTGCGATGGTCGGAAGCTGCGATGATACAGCTCTAGTGCCGGCAGTAAATAGTCTGGTGCAAAATGGCTGGCGAACACAAATGGCAGTCCTAGCTGCCCTGCCAGCTCTGCGCTGAATCCGCTTGATCCCAGCAGCCAGATCGGGATATCCAAGCCTACTCCCGGATACGCCTTCACACCTGGCACTGCACCACCTAAAGCTGGATTAAAATAGGAGCGCAGTTCATGCAATTGCTCTGGAAATTGGCTGCCATCACTATGCAGCCCTCTTCGAAGTGCCCTTACCGCAGGCTGGTCCGATCCCGACGCTCGGCCAAGCCCCAGATCAATCCGCCCCGGGAAGAGAGATTCCAACGTTCCGAACTGCTCCGCAACTGCGAGCGGCGCATGATTAGGCAGCATGATGCCGCCTGAGCCTACTCGAATGTTGTTCGTATGCGCAGCTACATGTCCAATAATGATGGAAGTAGCAGAGCTGGCAATTCCCTGCATATTATGATGCTCGGATACCCAGTAGCGCCGATAACCCCATTGCTCCGCATGTCTAGCCAGCTCAACGGCTTCGCGGAAGGAACGGGCAGCCGTTCCTCCTTCAACAACAAGCGTATAGTCTAATAAAGATAATGCTATATCATGAATTGCCATGCTTATAAAAACCTCCTTCTAATTTAGAAAAACGTTAATTCAATGTTATTTTATTTGAGATTGCTTGAAATCCGTGCTATAAACGAAGTCATTACCTTTAATTCCTCATCCGAAAAATCTCTCGTCATCTTATCCAGGAACAGTTCTTTCCTCCGCGTCAGCTCGGTTAATTCTGACTCTCCTTGGGGAGTCAAAGCAACAATAATATTCCGCTTATCGTTCTCGTTTTTGCGGCTAAAGATCAGTTGCTGCTCCTTCAAATCTCTGAGATGTCTAGTTACAGCCGCAGCATCTACACCGAGTAAGGTTTGCAGCTCCAGCTGATTCATCTCCGTACGGCTGTGGATATGACACAGGATTTCCAGCTTCGTGCAGCTTGTTTTCACAGACGAGGAAAAAACCTGTCCCATTTCCTTTGCCAATATGTGCAGCCCATACATGAGCTGGTCTTTGTCAGAGCACGCCTTGTCGATTCCAAACCTCTCCCTCGCAAGTGATTGATATATCAATTGATGTATCAACTATTATAAAATACGCTGCTGAGAAATTCAAATCGTTTTCTCAAGCCAAAGATTTTCAAACCAAAAAAGGCTGAGGTCAGAAGCACACTCTGCCCCTAACCCCAGCCCTCCTATGCGATTTTGCTGCTATTTCCATACGACTTCCTCGCCGTAGTTTTTGCCCCAATCATACATCATGCGCAGCACTGGCATTAGGCTTTCGCCATAAGCCGTTAACGTATATTCCACCCGCGGCGGAACCTCCGCATACACCTTGCGCTCAACCAGCAAATCCTCCTCCAGCTCGCGGAGCTGATTCGTCAGCATTTTCTGGGTAATATGGGGAATCATTTTCTTCAGCTCGCTGAAACGCTTCGTTCCTTCAAGACCAAGATGCCATAATATAATCAGCTTCCACTTGCCTCCAATGACGGCCAGCGTAAGCTCCTTCTCGCAGTTGATTTCACGTAAATTAATACGTTCCTTTAATTCCTGAGCCATAATCATTCCCCCTCCCTCCCAGTATACATGATGAAGCAGCTTCCAGCTACGCTGAGCGCCAGCAGCTACTCCAAATTCGCATGGTTGCTGTACATCGTGTTGCCGGTAAGGCCCTTCTTCTCCATTAGGCTTAGTATAACCGCGTCATAGAAAATAAGAAGTCCCTGCTCAAAAAGAGAAGCCATTGGCTGCACCGTTTGCTTGCCGCCATCCTGCTCTTCCTTCGCCGCCGCCTGCAAAGGTACAACGATATGCGCCATGCGTCCAAGCACCGATTCTAAATTCGTTGTAATGACGGCAAGCTTGCCGCCGAGCTCCTCTGCTTTATGTGCCATTGCAATGAGGCTGCTCGTCCCGCCTGAGCCTGAGCCTAGCACAAGTACGTCGTCTTTGCCCAGTGCGCGCGTCACCGTCTCGCCAGCGACATAAGCATCAAAGCCCATATGCACAAGCCGCATAGCAAACGCTTTGCCCATCAGACCTGACCGCCCAGCGCCTGAAACGAAAACACGCGGAGCGCGCATAATCGCATCTGCCAGCTCGCCAGCGGCCTCATCTGGAATGAGCTGCGTCAGCCGCTCCAGCTCTTGAACGATTTCACCTGCAAGCTGACTAATACGCATCAGCTTTAGGCCTGTTTGATCCACTGCTGCATTTGCGATGCAGTTGCGGATTTATTTTCAGCACCTGTAATACCGCCGCCTACGATAACAAGATCAGGATTAGCGGAGATCACCTCTTGCAGCGTATCGATTTTGATGCCGCCTGCGATTGCTGTTTTGGCTTGCTTAACAACACGCTTAATCGCTGCCAGCTCTTCGAAGGAGTTTTTGCCTTCCGCTTGGTGATCATAGCCGGAATGGACACAAATATAGTCTACCCCAAGCGCATCAATTTCCGCTGCACGCGCTTCAATGTCCTTCACATTGATCATATCGACCATAATTTTGTTGCCTTGCTTACGCGCCTCTTCAACTGCCCCTCTAATCGTCGAGTCGTCAGAAACACCAAGCACCGTAATGATGTCAGCGCCAGCCTCGGAAGCTTTCATTACTTCATAACCGCCTGCATCCATAATTTTCAGATCGGCCAATACTTTCAGGTTAGGGAAAGCTTCTTTAATCGCTTTTACCGCATGCAGCCCCTCGTTAATGACGATAGGCGTTCCGATTTCAACGATATCAATAAACGACTCAACCTCTTTGACCAAAACCTTTGCTTCCTCAATGTTTACCAAATCAAGCGCCAATTGCAATTCCATGTATACGCACACTCCTTCATCAAATGTTGGAAATAGTGAACCTTGCTACAGGTTCTAGTCTAGTTCCTTTCCGACATTTGAGGAAGTACGCACTTGAAAGTGGTGTAGTTACTTGAAGGATACTATTGTGGTTTATCAAGCCTTCTAGGCAATAGTTAGACGATAGAATAGTTCATCCAGCTGCCTTGGGACGCTCCCATTTTATCAAAAAATTGCTGCGCTCGCGTATTCTGGGGAGACGTGATCCAGAACATATGAGCAAAGCCTTGCTCCTGTGTGTACGATCTGCATGTCAAAAATAGCTCTTCCTCCACTTCCGTATCCCGATACGGCTCCAGCAGAAAAAAATCATTCATCAGTGTAATCCGCGCTGCCTTCATCGTACTTATCGTAAAATATAACGTAGCAAAGCCAATCAACTGCTGCTCCTTCTCTACAACGAATTGAATACCGCCCTGCTTCTCCAGCAGTTGCTCCATGAGTTGGTGAATTTCCATCGTGCCTGGCCAAGGGTTTTGATAAAATCCTACGATATAGTCGTGCATTAAATCGGTCAAGCTGCTTTTATCCTTGTTTTCCGCCAGCCTAATCATAAATGACATATAAAAAAGCCTCCCTTTCAACAATGAATAATTATACATGTAAACGAAAAAATATTCAAAACGATCTTCTTGCTATTGTTAAACTCCTTCCAACGCAAAAAAACAACGCCTTGATCGACGCTGTTTTCGCTAATCTATTCAAGCCACTGATTTGGAAGCTAAGCCGCATCAGCTTTCATTCAGACTTAGTCCTTCATTCCATTCGTTGAGCTATCCTTTGACAGCAGACTGCTGAGCTCCTTCATGAACATATCAATATCCTTGAACTGCCGATATACAGAAGCAAAACGAACATAAGCGACTTCATCAACCGGATAAAGCTGACCCATCACCAGCTCGCCAATATCACGGCTCTCCACTTCAGCATGTGCAGTCGTTCGCAGCTCCTTCTCCACCTCGGAAACAACTACCTCCAGCCTCTCTGCGGGAACCGGGCGCTTCTCGCATGCACGAATTAAACCACGCAAAATTTTATCACGGCTGAACTCTTCGCGGCTGCCATCCTTTTTGATGACAACCAGCGGCGTTTCCTCAATCATTTCAAACGTCGTGAAGCGGCTTTTGCATTTCTCGCATTCCCGGCGGCGACGAATGGACTTGTTCTCGTTAGCGGGACGCGAGTCCAGCACCTTCGTTCCGGAATAGTCACAATACGGACACTTCATACTCTTTTCCTCCTCTCTACGCTAACTTTAAAAATTTCCATACAATTCCTGTAATGAAGTTCGGATTTTCGCACATAATACTTTTACCAACCGCGAGGAGGTGAACACACATGAGCGCAAACCGCAGCAGCAACCAACTGGTTGTACCACAAGCGACAGCAGCACTCGACCAAATGAAATTCGAGGTTGCTCAAGAGCTTGGAATCGCGATTCCACAAGACGGTTACTATGGTAACATGGCTACAAAGGACGCTGGTTCCATCGGAGGGTACATTACCCGCCGCCTGGTACAAATCGCTGAGCAATCCCTTGCAGGGGGCTCCCATTAATAAATAGCTCTTGTAATAACAGACAGCTTTGGCTGCTTAAGTCCTGAAGTGACGGGCAGCCAAAGCTTCTTCCTGTTTACGGCTCAAGCTCCGGGTATAGGTCTTTGTACTTATTATAATACTTCACGACCTTTTGTACATAATCGCGTGTTTCTTTATATGGAATTTTTCCAGCATCTTCGAGCGTGCCGTTCCATTCCCCCGAATCGAGCCATTGCCGGACCTTACCTGGACCTGCATTATAGGCAGCAATGACAACGATATTATTTTCGTCAAATTGTTTGTGAAGCGAGGCCAGATACCACACCCCCAGCTCGATGCTCACGTCAGCGCGATTGCGCAGCGTCTCCTCATCAACCTGCTCGAAGCCCGCCTTCTCGACGATCCATTCGGCCGTGGTTGGCATAATTTGCATCAGCCCCAGCGCACCCTTCTTCGAAACCATTCCCGTCTGGAAATTCGTCTCCGCCCTTATAATAGCCGCCACCAAATGCGGATCTACCTTATAGCTAATGGCGCTTGCCCGAATGTCCGCCTTATAATCAATGGGATAGAGCTTTTTGAGCAGCCATGCCGGTTGAGCGACAATAATGACAACAATGATTAGAAATAATAGCAAAAACAGCCTTCTCCGAGCGACCTTTCTTCTCTTGGCCCTCAGCATGTATAAGCCTTGCTCTTCCAAAACTCTTGAACCTGCTGCCTCGTCTGCACGAGCGTTCCGCTGTTGTCGATGACCCAGGTTGCTCTGCGCTTCTTCTCTTCCATACCCATTTGAAGCCCTATGCGCCGCCTTGCTTCGTGCTCATCTATGTTGTTTCGCGCCATCAGGCGCTCCAATTGGATGTGCTCCGGCACGTACACAACGAGTACGCCTTCATACAAATGCTCTTGCTCCGTCTCATACAGCAGCGGAATATCCGCAACGATCAGCGCGTCCTGATGCTGACGTTCATAATCAGCCATTC
This window encodes:
- the hxlA gene encoding 3-hexulose-6-phosphate synthase, which codes for MELQLALDLVNIEEAKVLVKEVESFIDIVEIGTPIVINEGLHAVKAIKEAFPNLKVLADLKIMDAGGYEVMKASEAGADIITVLGVSDDSTIRGAVEEARKQGNKIMVDMINVKDIEARAAEIDALGVDYICVHSGYDHQAEGKNSFEELAAIKRVVKQAKTAIAGGIKIDTLQEVISANPDLVIVGGGITGAENKSATASQMQQWIKQA
- a CDS encoding LLM class flavin-dependent oxidoreductase — protein: MAIHDIALSLLDYTLVVEGGTAARSFREAVELARHAEQWGYRRYWVSEHHNMQGIASSATSIIIGHVAAHTNNIRVGSGGIMLPNHAPLAVAEQFGTLESLFPGRIDLGLGRASGSDQPAVRALRRGLHSDGSQFPEQLHELRSYFNPALGGAVPGVKAYPGVGLDIPIWLLGSSGFSAELAGQLGLPFVFASHFAPDYLLPALELYHRSFRPSQVLDSPYVMVSVNVVVADTDEEAKRLFTSQEQQMLNLVRGRDSKLMPPVDHMDQLWNEQEKATIRDKMLRYSAIGSPDTVKAKLDSIIKQTRANELMATSQLYDQQARLRSLELLAQLYANG
- a CDS encoding lytic transglycosylase domain-containing protein codes for the protein MLLFLIIVVIIVAQPAWLLKKLYPIDYKADIRASAISYKVDPHLVAAIIRAETNFQTGMVSKKGALGLMQIMPTTAEWIVEKAGFEQVDEETLRNRADVSIELGVWYLASLHKQFDENNIVVIAAYNAGPGKVRQWLDSGEWNGTLEDAGKIPYKETRDYVQKVVKYYNKYKDLYPELEP
- the coaE gene encoding dephospho-CoA kinase (Dephospho-CoA kinase (CoaE) performs the final step in coenzyme A biosynthesis.), which translates into the protein MRIGLTGGIATGKSTVAQLLVELGALLVDADQVAREVVLPGEPALAAVASAFGQAVLHKNGTLDRAALGQIVFNNKAKLGQLEAILHPAIRATMQQRMADYERQHQDALIVADIPLLYETEQEHLYEGVLVVYVPEHIQLERLMARNNIDEHEARRRIGLQMGMEEKKRRATWVIDNSGTLVQTRQQVQEFWKSKAYTC
- a CDS encoding helix-turn-helix domain-containing protein, with product MAQELKERINLREINCEKELTLAVIGGKWKLIILWHLGLEGTKRFSELKKMIPHITQKMLTNQLRELEEDLLVERKVYAEVPPRVEYTLTAYGESLMPVLRMMYDWGKNYGEEVVWK
- the nrdR gene encoding transcriptional regulator NrdR, coding for MKCPYCDYSGTKVLDSRPANENKSIRRRRECEKCKSRFTTFEMIEETPLVVIKKDGSREEFSRDKILRGLIRACEKRPVPAERLEVVVSEVEKELRTTAHAEVESRDIGELVMGQLYPVDEVAYVRFASVYRQFKDIDMFMKELSSLLSKDSSTNGMKD
- a CDS encoding aldo/keto reductase, which produces MEKLALGKQGLQVSRLGLGCMGMSEFYGATDESESLSTLNYALELGLTFFDTADIYGYDEDGIGVNEKLVGKGLGPHRHSVQIATKFGLLRNKTQSLGYNGKAQYVKEACEASLQRLGTDYIDLYYLHRADPNVPITETVGAMAELVKEGKVRYLGLSEVTREQLTDAHAVFPISAVQTEYSLWSREPELGILQACRELGVGFVPYSPLGRGFLTGTLSSRSQLAQDDWRMHNPRFSEEAFEKNNTIVQGIQLIAQQKGVTPAQIALAWVTAQGNDIVPIPGTKRVKYLQQNSEALSIRLTAEELDRLNEIAPAGSTFGDRY
- the hxlB gene encoding 6-phospho-3-hexuloisomerase; this encodes MRISQLAGEIVQELERLTQLIPDEAAGELADAIMRAPRVFVSGAGRSGLMGKAFAMRLVHMGFDAYVAGETVTRALGKDDVLVLGSGSGGTSSLIAMAHKAEELGGKLAVITTNLESVLGRMAHIVVPLQAAAKEEQDGGKQTVQPMASLFEQGLLIFYDAVILSLMEKKGLTGNTMYSNHANLE
- a CDS encoding GNAT family N-acetyltransferase, giving the protein MSFMIRLAENKDKSSLTDLMHDYIVGFYQNPWPGTMEIHQLMEQLLEKQGGIQFVVEKEQQLIGFATLYFTISTMKAARITLMNDFFLLEPYRDTEVEEELFLTCRSYTQEQGFAHMFWITSPQNTRAQQFFDKMGASQGSWMNYSIV
- a CDS encoding alpha/beta-type small acid-soluble spore protein; amino-acid sequence: MSANRSSNQLVVPQATAALDQMKFEVAQELGIAIPQDGYYGNMATKDAGSIGGYITRRLVQIAEQSLAGGSH
- a CDS encoding MarR family transcriptional regulator, translating into MAKEMGQVFSSSVKTSCTKLEILCHIHSRTEMNQLELQTLLGVDAAAVTRHLRDLKEQQLIFSRKNENDKRNIIVALTPQGESELTELTRRKELFLDKMTRDFSDEELKVMTSFIARISSNLK